The Manis javanica isolate MJ-LG chromosome 14, MJ_LKY, whole genome shotgun sequence genomic interval CTCAGGCTTCCACGAGCAGCGTTCGCACTGCAGCCCCAACCCCTGCTTCCGAGGCGTGGACTGCATGGAGGTGTATGAGTACCCTGGCTACCGTTGTGGGCCCTGCCCCCCGGGCCTGCAGGGCAACGGTACCCACTGCATGGACATCAATGAGGTGAGGGAAGCAGCATCTGACGGGCACAGAACGCTGGGGTCCAGGAGTTAGGATAGGCCCAAGGAGGTGGGGTGAATGTCTATCAGAAGCAGAGGAACCTTCTTTAGGAGAGGTTGGAGACCAGAAAAGAAGTGTGAAAAGGGAGACAAGTCTGAGGGAGAGACCAAAGGGCCACACAGGGAAGGAGCTGGGGGAGTCTGAGGGCCTAGTGAGGAGGGAGCCCAGAGCAAGGCTGGAGGAGGGGACCCGCACAGTGAGGTGGGGTAGGGAGGGCTGCACATGGGAGCCCAGGAGCAGTGGTCCTAGGATCACAGGCAGGGGCCTGATCTCTCCCTTCTTATCTGGCCCCCAGTGTGCTCAGGCTGACCCATGTTTCCCTGGCTCCAGCTGCATCAACACCATGCCTGGCTTCCACTGTGAGGCCTGTCCTCGAGGCTACAAAGGCACACGGGTGTCTGGTGTAGGCATCGACTATGCCCGGGCCAGCAAGCAGGTTAGGTTGGGTAGAATATATGGAGAGATCTTGGCCTTGCAGGGGCTACTGGGTTGGACATGGCACCCCTGTGATACATGGGATGAGGCTGTTGGTTTATCTGCTGGCTTTGCGTTTGTTTTGGGTCTGGGCTTCACGTCAGTGTTCACAGATAAGGCCACACTAGTGCCCTTTCCTGTATCTGAGCACACCCATCATGTGTCTGGTTCTACCCGAAGTCTGTCCCTTCAGGTCTGCAACGATATTGATGAATGCAATGATGGAAACAATGGTGGCTGTGACCCAAACTCCATCTGCACCAATACGGTGGTGAGCTGAATACCCTGAGTGTGTCCAGGGTCACGGGAACATGCAGCAGCCCGTCCCccttcagatttcctgtttcccttcctccttctctagGGTACTACACATAATAAGTGTTCCACATGGCCCTGCTTTGGaattctggttctgccacttactagctgtgatcTTTAGCAAATTGTTTAGCTTTTCTGAACCTTGGTGTCCTCACTTGGAAAATGGGGCTACCTGGAAAGGTGGTCAGGAGAGCCTACAGGGGATTATCGATATACCTGGCATATAGCTCTGAGTGCCCATCCTGTACCTTTTGGGTGGAACAGTGCTGGTCCTGGGCACCTGGTGGGCTGCCTTCCTTCCTGAGCCATTGTTCCCTACTTTCAGGGTTCTTTCAAGTGTGGTCCCTGTCGTCTGGGCTTCCTGGGCAACCAGAGCCAGGGCTGCTTTCCAGCCCGGACCTGCCACAGCCCTGCCCATAGCCCCTGCCATGTCCACGCACACTGCCTGTTTGAACGCAATGGTGCGGTGTCCTGCTCGGTGAGCAAGGGCTGGGGCTTGGAAGGCAAAGGGAGAATCTAGAGAAAGGAGTAAGGCTAGTGACAGGTTTGGGGCCTGGGGATGGGGGCCTGCAGGGGAAAGGGAGGTGGGCCCTGGCCCAGGAACTGGTTGATGAGAATAGAGCCAGAGCAGGAAGaagggtggggtgtggggagccAGCCCAGACTGCTGAGCCCCACCCTTTATGTTGCCCCAGTGCaatgtgggctgggctgggaatgGGAACGTGTGTGGACCTGACACGGACATTGATGGCTACCCGGACCAGGCGCTGCCCTGCATGGATAACAACAAACACTGCAAGCAGGTGCTGGGGGCAGGTGAGTGGGGCGGGCGCCCTGGCTGGGCAGGCCGGACCTCACTTGACGCAGCTGCCTCTTCCCCCTGACCTTTAGGACAACTGCCTTTTGACGCCTAACTCGGGGCAGGAAGATGCTGATAATGATGGTGTGGGGGACCAGTGTGATGACGATGCCGATGGGGACGGGATCAAGAATGTTGAGGTGGCTTCCCAGGGGTCCTGCCCCCTCCAACTCATGCTCTCCTCCATGTCTCTATTGCCTTGTCCAATGACCCTGTCCCCTTGGCCAAAAAGCACCTCAGTATTCCAAATGAGAGGCATAAGCCTGGTGCCCAGAACTATACTATAGTCCAAGGCGGACTACGTGGAGGCTGCGTGGGTGGGCCTGCACCAAGCAGGTGGACTGTGATAAGAGTAGTGATCACAAAGGCCAGTGGTTTGAGGAAGGTTTCTTTCCCTCCTACCCCAGGACAATTGCCGGCTGCTCCCCAACAAGGACCAGCAAAACTCTGATACAGATTCATTTGGCGATGCCTGTGACAACTGCCCCAACGTTCCCAACAATGACCAGAAGGACACAGATGGCAATGGGGAAGGGGATGCGTGTGACAACGACGTGGATGGGGATGGTGCAGGCCTGGGGCTGAGGGGGTAGCTGGGAGAACTGTTTTGGATACAGGTGGGAATGGAGCAGGCAAGCTAGGAAGTCTGTGAATTGTGGGGTCGGTAGGCTGCTTATGGGAGTCAGCCTGGGCGACCCTACCTGGGGCAGATTTGCTGGGAATGTGAAGTGGGGTGTGTTGGGCAGGTAGTGGGCAAGAATGTGAGACAAAGTATAGGCAGATTTCCTGACCCGCTGTCCTCTTAATGGGAGACAAAGCTTGGGGCTTTCACTAATCTAGAAGTGCGACACATGCTAGTGACAGCCTTATGCTACCCCATGTCTTCTAGGCATCCCCAATGGATTGGACAATTGCCCCAAAGTCCCCAACCCCCTACAGACAGACAGGGATGAGGATGGGGTGGGAGATGCCTGCGACAGCTGTCCTGAAATAAGCAATCCTACCCAGGTAcacaggaaggggtggggggagctggTGGATGAAGCCCCAGGCCTTTGGATGGGAAGTGGTTGGGCTACCCTCTTCAGTTACCAAGCAGCACTGGTGAGAGCAGGCCCCTCTCAGACAGATGCGGACAGTGACCTGGTGGGGGATGTCTGTGACACCAATGAAGACAGGTAGGGTCTTGGCCAAGAGATGGAAGGTCAGAGATACTTTACTTTCCTCTAGGATATTTTCAATCCCTTCTATGGTTTAGCCCTAATCCTCTACTCCTATTGGGCAGGAAGTCATTCTCATTGTCCACCCTCTCCTTCTATTGCTGGATCTTCACCTCATCCTTGCCTGACTGCAAGGGGTCTGGTTGAATGGAGGGTATCCCCCAGAAAGACACCTATGCAGGAGAGGGGATGTGGTACCTTTAGAGCCTTCATTTGGTGTCTGTTCTCCTGGGCAGTGATGGGGATGGACATCAGGACACCAAGGACAACTGCCCCCAGCTGCCCAACAGTTCCCAGCTAGACTCAGACAATGACGGACTTGGAGATGAGTGTGATGGGGATGATGACAATGATGGTGTCCCAGATTATGTGCCTCCTGGTCCTGATAACTGTCGCCTGGTACCCAATCCCAACCAAAAGGACTCAGATGGTAAGGCTGGCGTCCCCCAGAGGACTGGATTGGTGTAGGCTTTGCTCAGCAAGAAGTGGCAGGTCCTGCTGGGGGGCGAGGAAGAGCAAGAGGGAAGAGCTCTCAGGAACGCTAGTGGCAGCAGCCAGGGCCTTCCTGAGTGCCTAGCCTCACTCTGCCCAGGCAATGGTGTTGGCGATGTGTGTGAAGATGACTTTGACAATGACGCAGTGGTCGACCCCCTGGATGTGTGCCCTGAAAGTGCGGAGGTAACCCTCACGGATTTTCGGGCCTACCAGACTGTTGTCCTGGATCCTGAGGGTGATGCTCAGATTGACCCAAACTGGGTCGTGCTCAACCAGGTACTAGGGCAGTGGGCTGGGCAGGTACTGTCAGACCAGACCACCAGAAGGGGCTGCGCACCTGGATCAGGGCTTTCTTCTTTACTGCACACCACTAGGGCATGGAAATTGTTCAGACCATGAACAGTGATCCCGGCCTGGCAGTTGGTATGTAAAGGACACCCAGTTCGATAATTTCCACAGAGGAATCCTATAGGGGCAGAGAGTGGGGGGCATATGCAGCAGGCATCccttccaccccccaccccacaatgggCCACCAGAAGCTTTGCTGCCCCTGACCTTgatcccactccccaccccccccaGGATATACGGCCTTCAATGGTGTGGACTTTGAAGGGACCTTCCATGTGAACACAGTGACTGATGATGACTACGCAGGCTTTCTCTTCAGCTATCAGGACAGCGGCCGCTTCTATGTTGTCATGTGGAAGCAAACAGAGCAGACCTACTGGCAGGCCACACCTTTCCGGGCTGTTGCCCAGCCTGCACTACAGCTCAAGGTCCCACAGCTGCCCAGATTCTCCCATTCAGGGCCCTCTCCTAAAGCCACCTCATGCTAACCCCAGGGCCTCCCCCACTGTCTGAGTGGGCACCCTCTCACCCAGACCACTGGCCTGGAGGTTGGCTCCCTGGGGCTCCACAACATTCCCCTGACCACCTTGACTTCCTTTTACACCTGCACTTACCAACCTCTTCTCTCCTTGCTGGGGTCCTGTGGTTGATCTACTGTCTTTGGCAACGCCCCGCAGGCAGTGACTTCAGTGTCTGGCCCAGGTGAACACCTCCGGAATGCCTTGTGGCATACTGGCCACACCCCAGATCAGGTGCGACTGCTGTGGACTGACCCACGGAATGTGGGCTGGCGTGACAAGACTTCCTACCGCTGGCAGCTGCTGCACCGGCCTCAAGTTGGCTACATTCGGTGAGAGGAGGGCCTGAGGGCTCCTGAGGGACTGCAGGCCCAGTGTTGCCTTTGCCTTTAGCTGGGACTTACCAGTGACCTTCTCTCTACTCAGTTCTTTGGTGCCAGGGGCTAGGCCTGGgccatttctctccatctcccctTTCACCACAGGCTGCCCGCCTTAGCCCAGCTGTCCTCCTGACATCAGGCAGCCTGGGCTCTGGTGCCAGTGTTGCCAAATATCTACAGGCAACATTGGGCAAGTCCTTCCTTTTTGGTGctccattttttcccctctgtaagACGAGGGCACCTCTGGAATGCCAGGCCAGTCTGGGGAGAGGCATATAATATCCAGAGCCTCCACTGGTACAGCCCAGAACTTGCCTCATCAAAGTGTCTGACCAGAAGGGATCATCATTTACAGAAGAGTAAACCAAGGCCCAGACTTCACACCTTTTCACAGCAGAGCTGGGGCTTCTCACTTCAGCACTCTGTCCACAATTTTGCATGTCCTAGTTGGTGGTGAtgacaggggagggaggggaatggTCCAGAGTCCAGGGACTTGGGTTGGTTCCCCTTTAAGGTGCCTGGAACTGCGGGGTGCCAGGGCAGAGGATAAGGGGGGGGTGGACAAGAGCCTGGGAAGCGGGTGACTTCACCCCCCAGCCCATTGTGCTCATCGTCATGGCAACCCAATCCTCGCTTGGAATGCGGCTGGTGCTTTGAGATGCAAAGGGGGCTGGACAAAGAGCCAGGGGCCCCAGGCCTGAGAAAAGcaccccccttccctcccctttccttcctccctctcccttcctcctttctctctcaagCCCGGTGAGCTCAAGGGGGGTTGGCAGTGAGCAGGGCCCTGGCCAGGGTGGCACGGTGCCCACTGGCACCCCAACACCAGTGGACACCCCTATCCTGGACAGAGTGAAGCTCTATGAGGGTCCCCAGCTAGTGGCAGATTCTGGGGTGATCATTGACACGTCCATGCGAGGGGGGCGTCTTGGTGTCTTCTGCTTCTCTCAAGAAAACATCATCTGGTCCAATCTCCAATATCGATGCAATGGTGAGACTCTAGATCAAGATCAGCCTGACCTCTCATGCCCTCATGGGAAAGTCACATTTTCTGACCTTgatcatttcttcttcctcagaCACAGTGCCAGAGGACTTTGAGCCATTCCGGAGGCAGCTGCTCCAGGGAAGAGTGTGAAGAGGAGGCCACCAGATTCAGAGTCCTGATTTTAGACCTTTTGGCCTTGGGGGTCCATTCCGGAGACCCTGGGGTCTAATCTACAGCCCCTCAGCCAAACACAGACCCTCCTCTGGCACCTGCCAGGAGTTCAGCCCCGTAGGGGTGGTGACCCCACTGTTCAGGAGATGGGGATGTTTTCAAGGGGTATTTCTCAGGCACTAACCCCAGGAAAGATAACAGCACATTGCCATAAAGTCCCAGCTGTTTTCTAAGCCAGTGCAATTGCTTATTTTAGGGATTCTGGGATAGTGTGGATTACAGGAAGGAAACTGAGGGAGGTGAGGGAGAAGGCTGGTTGGAAGGAAGTTGAGATCTAGAGGAAGTTTGGCTGAGTGTGGGTGCAGGtgaaggatgggggtgggggggttagGTGAAAGATGAGGTGCTGGTTGGAGGATGGCTAACGTCCTCCCAGCCCCCTACTCACGGTGGCAGTGGCGACACTCCAGTCTGTCTTAGATCAGCCGGGATCGGGAGCCAGGAGGGCTGTAGCGACCCCGCTCGGGGTGAGGGGGAGGCCGGGAGGCCGGGGGGTCGGAGGGGCCGGAGGCCGGGACGAGTGCAATATTGGCGGGGGAAAGAACAACACTGCACCGCGTCCCGTCCCTCCCGCCCGCCCGGGGCCCGGGATCCCGCTCCCCACCGCTTGAAGCCGGACCAGCTGAAGAGTCGGGGGCACGCTGAGGAGCTGGGTTCACCTTGGAGGCCAAAGAGATTTGGCGCCCAGTAGAGGGTGAAAGGGAGACTATAAGGGGGAGGGGgtgaagggagaaggggagaccGCGGTATCCCGAAAGGCCGCTTTCCGACTCCCGGGCGTTGCGCGCGCTTGCTCTTTAAATACTCAGACTGCGCGGCGCGGAGCCGTCGCCATGGTGACGCGTGTCCCAGCAACCGAATTGAATGGCTGCTGCCAGGCAACGCTGAGGACTGAAGTTTTGGGGCCGCCCACCTAGATACTCGCGTTTCTCTAGCCTGCTTGGGGGGGATGGGGGGCTTCCCCTGCGCGCTGACGTAAAGGGCCCGCGGTCCGCGCTAGTGAATCTCTTGGCCGCGCAAAGCAGCGCCAACTACGCTGCGCCCAGGAGCTGGTCCATAGCTTCAGACTCGgcttctctccactcctgccaCATCCAAGTGTTTTTAAAGTTTGTCAGTCTGTATTCATTGAGGCTAAAAACTGTTTTTCTAAATAAGACGTAACTGCTTCCATTGGCCTAGACCACAACCCAGGGGGACCCCCGCATGGGGACAGATAACCTGAGCTCCACGTGCCACTATGGCGCCATTCTGCCTTTCGAGATTTCTCGGGATTCACAAATTACGCACCCTCACATACAGTTTTGACCCCCATCATGGGCCTACCTGCCCCAAATAACCCTCTGCTCCCCAAAGGATAGTTTGTGCCCCCAAATGCCTGTTCCGTCGCCCACCCTACTCTCTGCTTCCTAAATACTAAAGTAACCTGTACCATTGCCCCTCCCACATTCCGATGTCCTCTCCTACATACCTGGATGCCCCTTCCCCGGACCTCAGGTCCCCACCCACTTAGCGCCATTTCTTCCAGACACCGCCGCCACGCGCCCCAGAGTCCCCTCTTAAAGTTCCCAGCCCTTCAGAGGTGCAGTACTTTCCTCCCCTTTTCTGTCCAAACCACTGACTCTTCTCGCCGggccccagcccttcccaggcTCTGTCTGTCCCCGCTTCAGGGAGTGCCGCCCAATGTCCTCTCCCCCGACCCCGGCAGCCCCTCAGCCTCCTGGGTCACGCCCCGCGAGGCTACCGGTGACCACTAGAGGGCAGGAGAGCCCGGACGGCGACGCCGGTTGGCCGCCGCTACAAGGTGGACAGGAAGGAAAGACCTTAGGGCTCGGCGGAACCCTATTTCGCTAAGTGGAAATTTCTTCCCCCGCCCCCTTCTCGGGAGAACGCCAGGAACTCAGGCCGCCGTAAAGCCCGGCAGGGGCGGGGACTGTGGGTTTCGGGGTAGAACTGCGAGTGGAACGGGTCAGGGGGCGGTTGGAAGGGGGCGGCTATTCCGGGAAGTGGCGGGGTGGGGGGTCCACAAGGAGCACCTAGTCCACCCATTATCAAGCCTTCTAATTTCTTCTAGCCCCAAGAGTGGGCCTTCAAGGGACCCAGTGAGAATGGGGACGCGGAGGGGGCCCCGAGGGTGAACTTCCCCGGCCTTGCAGTCCAGGACGTTGACCTAGCCcactttctctgttccttttctcaCCTTGTTGCCCTGGGGCAGAAGCCAGAGCCTTGGGGACCCAGGTTCCCCCGACTCCCCCCACCGCCTTCTGGAGTCAGGGAGTGGTTGGTGAAAGGGGGGAGGCCCGTCGGAGAACAAACAAGTTGTCAGAGGGTTGAGTGATTGGGGCCTCCGTACCCCTCCTGAGGGGCCAGGAAtggttggggaggaggaggaagaggtagggaaagggggagggggcggggttTGTCCCCTGTCACCTGCCCTGGCCGAGCCTAGGGCGGGCGGGGGACCGGTATAAAGCAGAAGGCGCCTGCGCCCGCTCCACCTCTCTCAGCGCCGGCCTGAGGCTGATCGGCCCCTTCCCCACCCGGTTCACCACCATGACACCAGGCTTCCaggcccccttcctcctcctgctgctaCTCTTCCTGGTGCTTACAGGTGAGGGGCACAGGTGTGGAGGCGGCTGGTCGGCCCAGGCGTCTTCCCAGTCTTTCTGTGGGTTTTGTTTCCTAGCGAATGGCACCCCAAGAGGCCAAAGTTGCGGACAGGGGTGGCCCAGTCTGTACCAGAATGAAGGAGAGGAGCTAAGGACAGGCTGAGAAGAGATGGCCCCCAGGAGAGAGGGTGCCAGGGCCAGGCTAATGTCCTGAGAAGCAGCCTGGGGTGGCGGGAGGGGAGAGTCCTGGGAGGTAAGTCTTAAGAGTGGAAAATAGGACAAGCTAGAAGCAGAGGAgagtggaaagagaaaaggaagctgccaggcaggaagaagaaattGGCCCCACTCCCCATATCTTTCTCTGGCATTACTTCTTCAGATTCCAGAGGATGTATTTTCCCATTGTTCTGATTTGTCCCCTACCTGGCTCTGTGACCTCAATTTCTCACACCTGTCACTCTGGCAGCCTATAGCAACTCACTAAATACTGCCGGCCCCCAAGACACCCCGTCCCTGGCCACCAGCCTGACCTCAAGCCCGGCCACCACTCCACCGCACCAAGGTGCCCTATCCTGGGCCACCAACCCGGCCACCGCTCTGCTGCACCAAGGCACCACATCCCCCGCCACCAGCATGGCCTCAAGCCCGACCACCACTCCGCCGCACCAAGGCACCCCATCCCCGGCCACTGCTCCACCGCATGAAGGCACCCTGTTCCCCACCACCAGCCCAGCCACCACTCCGCCGCACCAAGGCACCCCGTCCCCAGCCACCGGCCCGGCCACCGCTCCGCCGCACCAAGGCACCCCGTCCCCAGCCACCGGCCCGGCCACCGCTCCGCCGGACCAAGGCACCCCGTCCCCAGCCACCGGCCCGGCCACCGCTCCGCCGCACCAAGGCACCCCGTCCCCAGCCACCGGCCCGGCCACCGCTCCGCCGCACCAAGGCACCCCGTCCCCAGCCACCGGCCCGGCCACCGCTCCGCCGCACCAAGGCACCCCGTCCCCAGCCACCGGCCCGGCCACCGCTCCGCCGCACCAAGGCACCCCGTCCCCAGCCACCGGCCCGGCCACCGCTCCGCCGCACCAAGGCACCCCGTCCCCAGCCACCGGCCCGGCCACCGCTCCGCCGCACCAAGGCACCCCGTCCCCAGCCACCGGCCCGGCCACCGCTCCGCCGCACCAAGGCACCCCGTCCCCAGCCACCGGCCCGGCCACCGCTCCGCCGCACCAAGGCACCCCGTCCCCAGCCACCGGCCCGGCCACCGCTCCGCCGCACCAAGGCACCCCGTCCCCAGCCACCGGCCCGGCCACCGCTCCGCCGCACCAAGGCACCCCGTCCCCAGCCACCGGCCCGGCCACCGCTCCGCCGCACCAAGGCACCCCGTCCCCAGCCACCGGCCCGGCCACCGCTCCGCCGCACCAAGGCACCCCGTCCCCAGCCACCGGCCCGGCCACCGCTCCGCCGCACCAAGGCACCCCGTCCCCAGCCACCGGCCCGGCCACCGCTCCGCCGCACCAAGGCACCACGTCCCCTGCCACCGGCCCGGCCACTGCTCTGCCGCACCAAGGCACCACGTCCCCGGCCACTGCTCCGCCACACGAAGGCACCCTGTTCCCCACCACCAGCCCTGCCTCAAGCCCGGCCACCGCTCCACCGCACCAAAGCTCCCCGTCCCCGGCCACCAGCCCGGCCTCAAGCCCCGCCACCCCTCCTCACCAAGGCACCCTGTCCCTGGCCACCAGCCCGGCCTCAAGCCCAGCCACCGCTGTGTCACACAAGGCCATCTCTGCCAAGACTTCCATAACCCCAGTTGACAAGAGCACTCCATCCTCAGTTCCGAGCCACTACTCAGATACTCCAACCACCCCTGCCAGACACGGTACTAGGACTACTTCCAGCAGCACTAAGCACAGCTTAGTACCTTCCACCTCCACTCATAGGACTTCTACCCAGTTGTCTATTAGGATCTCCttcttttctctatatttttacattttgaacTGGCAGTTTAACTCTTCCCTGGAAGATCCCAGCACCAACTACTATCAGAAGCTGCAGAGAAACATTTCTGAATTGGTGAGTGTCAGTCTCCCCTCTGGCGCGCTCAGCCGCGGCAGCTTTCCAAACCGCTCAGACCTGTTGCATCAGGCCTTAGCCCTCTCCCTCTCATCCCAGTTTTTGCAGATTTACAAACAAGAAGGTTTTCTGGGACTCTCTAGTATCAAGTTCAGGTACAATTCTGGGTGTGGACTATGGGGGTGGCGGGTGTGGACCGTGTGGGGCAGTGGATGCTGTTATGATGTGGGGAGGGCCTGGACTTCTGGCTGGGGTACGCGCTGACCCAGAAGCTGGGATCTGTGGCTGAGCTGCCCATTTCCCTGTGACCAGGCCAGGATCTGTGGTGGTAGAATCAGCTCTGGCCTTCCGAGAGGGTATCACCAGTGCCAACATCGTGCAGACACATCTTGTCCAGAGTGCAGCAGAAGCAGCCAGATATGACCTGGTCATCTCAAACATTAGCGGTAAGGCCCCTCCCCTGCTGCTGGCCGGCCCTAAGCCTCCAGGGCCCCGTCCCCTCTAGCATCTGGGTTTCGGCGCTTCCCCTTGGTGCTAGTAGGGGGAGGGTCACCTCTTTAGGGAGACTCCCTGACCACTGCTTTTCCTTTCAGTGAATGACATGCTATTTCCTTCTGCCCAGTCTGGGTCTGAAGTTCCAGGCTGGGGCATCGCCCTGCTGGTGTTGGTCTGTGTTCTGGTTCTGCTGGCCATCATCTATCTCATTGCCCTGGTAAGTGCTCAGCCTCTGGCCTTGACCGGAGTCCTCCTGACAGAAGGAACTCCAAGGCCCCTCATAACCTCGTCTCCCCAGGCTGTGTGTCAGTGCTACCGAAAGAAGTGTGGGCAGCTGGACATCTTTCCAACTCGTGACGCCTACCATCCCATGAGCGAGTACCCCACCTACCACACCCATGGGCGCTACGTGCCCCCTGGCAGTACCAGACGGAGACCCTATGAGGAGGTGAGGTTGGGCCCAGGCCTCACAGGCAGAGGGAGGTGGAAGCTTTGGCTGGGCAGGGGTTCCGAAAGGGTACTTGGAAAGCCCAAATAACTTAGAGGAGGTGAGAGGGGCTGTAAGGAAGCAATGGAGGACCTGgcagggatgggggtggaggtCAGAAGAGTTCTGGCGGAAAGTTCTGGAGAGGAGAGCACGGGAGACCGGACCTCAAGAGGGAGCGCCCCGCCCACCAGCATTTCCAAAACAGCATTCACTGCTCACTCAGCCGCCTGGAGGTGGAATGGGTGGGGCGCTGGGCCCTCGGAGCCCTTCATGCGGGACTCCCCAGCAATGACTTGGCTCCTAAGAATGGAGAGTAGGTCGAGAAAGGCTGGTAGGAGGGGAGGAAGACGTGTCACTGGGCCAGGTGAGTCTTGGGGCTGGTGGGGTCCTTGGGAGTCTCAAGGAGTCCAAGActcctcctccctctttcctctcctggCTTTTCAGTCCAGGACCTAGTAAATAATTACTTCAGTCACCTGGGGCTGGAATGCCATTCCAGGTGGGGGACGGGGAAGTTTCCTTTTCTTGACCCTGTTTTGACTCTGCCTGGGAATTTTCTTCTCCCAGTTttacacagatgcacacacacttCCTTGGGCTGGAAGAGCAAAgaatggagggagaaagggggaaggaggagCAGGGGGGCTGGTTAGAGCCAAGGGGAGGGAGtgcaggggagcagagagggagcaGCCCTGTTTACAGTCACCTGGTGGCTGGCACTGGAGGCAGGTGCTGTCTCCGAATTAACCCTCTGAGAGCCAGTCAGGCTTCTGGACCTATCGCACCCTAGACCTGCTACTGGGGTGCCATTCAGGAGCCCTGGGGCGGTAGCTTCTCCCAGGAAGGCTCCTTCCCTTCATCCTGGATTCCTTTTCTCCCACCTAGGTTTCTGCAGGCAACGGTGGAAGCAGCCTCTCTTACACAAATCTAGCAGCCACTTCAGCCAACTTGTAGGGGCACATGGCCTGCTGAGCATCCAGCCAGCGC includes:
- the THBS3 gene encoding thrombospondin-3 isoform X3, which produces METQELRGALALLLLCIFASASQDLQVIDLLTVGESRQMVAVAEKIRTALLTVGDIYLLSTFRLPPKQGGVLFGLYSRQDNTRWLEASVVGKINKVLVRYQREDGKVHAVNLQQAGLADGRTHTALLRLRGPSRPSPALQLYVDCKLGDQHAGLPALAPIPPAEVNGLEIRTGQKAYLRMQGFVESMKIILGGSMARVGALSECPFQGDESIHSAVTNALHSILGEQTKALVTQLTLFNQILVELRDDIRDQVKEMSLIRNTIMECQACGFHEQRSHCSPNPCFRGVDCMEVYEYPGYRCGPCPPGLQGNGTHCMDINECAQADPCFPGSSCINTMPGFHCEACPRGYKGTRVSGVGIDYARASKQVCNDIDECNDGNNGGCDPNSICTNTVGSFKCGPCRLGFLGNQSQGCFPARTCHSPAHSPCHVHAHCLFERNGAVSCSCNVGWAGNGNVCGPDTDIDGYPDQALPCMDNNKHCKQDNCLLTPNSGQEDADNDGVGDQCDDDADGDGIKNVEDNCRLLPNKDQQNSDTDSFGDACDNCPNVPNNDQKDTDGNGEGDACDNDVDGDGIPNGLDNCPKVPNPLQTDRDEDGVGDACDSCPEISNPTQTDADSDLVGDVCDTNEDSDGDGHQDTKDNCPQLPNSSQLDSDNDGLGDECDGDDDNDGVPDYVPPGPDNCRLVPNPNQKDSDGNGVGDVCEDDFDNDAVVDPLDVCPESAEVTLTDFRAYQTVVLDPEGDAQIDPNWVVLNQGMEIVQTMNSDPGLAVGYTAFNGVDFEGTFHVNTVTDDDYAGFLFSYQDSGRFYVVMWKQTEQTYWQATPFRAVAQPALQLKAVTSVSGPGEHLRNALWHTGHTPDQVRLLWTDPRNVGWRDKTSYRWQLLHRPQVGYIRHSARGL
- the THBS3 gene encoding thrombospondin-3 isoform X1, giving the protein METQELRGALALLLLCIFASASQDLQVIDLLTVGESRQMVAVAEKIRTALLTVGDIYLLSTFRLPPKQGGVLFGLYSRQDNTRWLEASVVGKINKVLVRYQREDGKVHAVNLQQAGLADGRTHTALLRLRGPSRPSPALQLYVDCKLGDQHAGLPALAPIPPAEVNGLEIRTGQKAYLRMQGFVESMKIILGGSMARVGALSECPFQGDESIHSAVTNALHSILGEQTKALVTQLTLFNQILVELRDDIRDQVKEMSLIRNTIMECQACGFHEQRSHCSPNPCFRGVDCMEVYEYPGYRCGPCPPGLQGNGTHCMDINECAQADPCFPGSSCINTMPGFHCEACPRGYKGTRVSGVGIDYARASKQVCNDIDECNDGNNGGCDPNSICTNTVGSFKCGPCRLGFLGNQSQGCFPARTCHSPAHSPCHVHAHCLFERNGAVSCSCNVGWAGNGNVCGPDTDIDGYPDQALPCMDNNKHCKQDNCLLTPNSGQEDADNDGVGDQCDDDADGDGIKNVEDNCRLLPNKDQQNSDTDSFGDACDNCPNVPNNDQKDTDGNGEGDACDNDVDGDGIPNGLDNCPKVPNPLQTDRDEDGVGDACDSCPEISNPTQTDADSDLVGDVCDTNEDSDGDGHQDTKDNCPQLPNSSQLDSDNDGLGDECDGDDDNDGVPDYVPPGPDNCRLVPNPNQKDSDGNGVGDVCEDDFDNDAVVDPLDVCPESAEVTLTDFRAYQTVVLDPEGDAQIDPNWVVLNQGMEIVQTMNSDPGLAVGYTAFNGVDFEGTFHVNTVTDDDYAGFLFSYQDSGRFYVVMWKQTEQTYWQATPFRAVAQPALQLKAVTSVSGPGEHLRNALWHTGHTPDQVRLLWTDPRNVGWRDKTSYRWQLLHRPQVGYIRVKLYEGPQLVADSGVIIDTSMRGGRLGVFCFSQENIIWSNLQYRCNDTVPEDFEPFRRQLLQGRV
- the THBS3 gene encoding thrombospondin-3 isoform X2, producing METQELRGALALLLLCIFASASQDLQVIDLLTVGESRQMVAVAEKIRTALLTVGDIYLLSTFRLPPKQGGVLFGLYSRQDNTRWLEASVVGKINKVLVRYQREDGKVHAVNLQQAGLADGRTHTALLRLRGPSRPSPALQLYVDCKLGDQHAGLPALAPIPPAEVNGLEIRTGQKAYLRMQGFVESMKIILGGSMARVGALSECPFQGDESIHSAVTNALHSILGEQTKALVTQLTLFNQILVELRDDIRDQVKEMSLIRNTIMECQACGFHEQRSHCSPNPCFRGVDCMEVYEYPGYRCGPCPPGLQGNGTHCMDINECAQADPCFPGSSCINTMPGFHCEACPRGYKGTRVSGVGIDYARASKQVCNDIDECNDGNNGGCDPNSICTNTVGSFKCGPCRLGFLGNQSQGCFPARTCHSPAHSPCHVHAHCLFERNGAVSCSCNVGWAGNGNVCGPDTDIDGYPDQALPCMDNNKHCKQDNCLLTPNSGQEDADNDGVGDQCDDDADGDGIKNVEDNCRLLPNKDQQNSDTDSFGDACDNCPNVPNNDQKDTDGNGEGDACDNDVDGDGIPNGLDNCPKVPNPLQTDRDEDGVGDACDSCPEISNPTQTDADSDLVGDVCDTNEDSDGDGHQDTKDNCPQLPNSSQLDSDNDGLGDECDGDDDNDGVPDYVPPGPDNCRLVPNPNQKDSDGNGVGDVCEDDFDNDAVVDPLDVCPESAEVTLTDFRAYQTVVLDPEGDAQIDPNWVVLNQGMEIVQTMNSDPGLAVGYTAFNGVDFEGTFHVNTVTDDDYAGFLFSYQDSGRFYVVMWKQTEQTYWQATPFRAVAQPALQLKVNTSGMPCGILATPQIRCDCCGLTHGMWAGVTRLPTAGSCCTGLKLATFDTVPEDFEPFRRQLLQGRV